The Daucus carota subsp. sativus chromosome 9, DH1 v3.0, whole genome shotgun sequence genome window below encodes:
- the LOC108202943 gene encoding ATP-citrate synthase alpha chain protein 2: MARKKIREYDSKRLIKEHLKRLAGIDLQICSAQVTESTDFTDLTNKEPWLSSSKLVVKPDMLFGKRGKSGLVALNLDLAQVAEFVKGRLGVEVEMGGCKAPITTFIVEPFIPHDQEYYLNIVSERLGCSISFSECGGIDIEENWDKVKTIFLPTEKPMTQEVCAPLIATLPLEVRAKIGDFILAVFSVFTDLDFTFLEMNPFTLVNGEPYPLDMRGELDDTATFKNFKKWGKIEFPLPFGRVLSPTESFILSLDEKTSASLKFTVLNPKGRIWTMVAGGGASVIYADTVGDLGYATELGNYAEYSGAPNEEEVLQYARVVIDCATADPDGRKRALLIGGGIANFTDVAATFNGIIRALREKESKLKASRMHIYVRRGGPNYQTGLAKMRALGEELEIPLEVYGPEATMTGICKQAIECVMAAA; the protein is encoded by the exons ACTTGAAGAGACTTGCTGGTATTGATCTTCAGATCTGCTCTGCTCAG GTAACTGAATCTACAGACTTCACTGATTTAACAAACAAAGAGCCATGGCTTTCATCCTCAAAGTTGGTTGTGAAACCTGATATGTTGTTTGGGAAACGTGGAAAGAGTGGTTTGGTAGCTCTAAACTTAGATTTGGCTCAAGTTGCTGAATTTGTGAAAGGCCGCCTTGGTGTAGAG GTTGAGATGGGTGGTTGCAAGGCACCAATAACAACATTTATTGTCGAGCCGTTTATTCCTCATGACCAAGAATATTATCTTAACATAGTGTCTGAAAGGCTTGGTTGTAGTATCAGCTTTTCAGAATGCGGTGGTATTGATATCGAAGAGAACTGGGACAAG GTCAAGACAATATTCCTTCCAACCGAAAAACCCATGACTCAGGAGGTTTGTGCTCCGTTGATTGCGACACTTCCTTTGGAG GTTCGAGCAAAGATTGGTGATTTCATTTTGGCTGTGTTTTCCGTGTTTACAG ATCTGGATTTCACCTTCCTTGAGATGAATCCATTTACGCTCGTTAATGGGGAACCATACCCCTTGGATATGCGTGGAGAGTTGGATGATACAGCTACTTTTAAGAACTTTAAGAA GTGGGGCAAGATCGAATTTCCTCTACCTTTCGGAAGAGTCCTGAGTCCAACTGAGAGCTTTATTCTCTCCTTGGATGAGAAA ACTAGTGCTTCTCTGAAATTCACTGTATTAAACCCAAAAGGACGGATATGGACGATGGTTGCTGGAGGTGGTGCAAGTGTAATATATGCCGATACC GTTGGAGATTTAGGTTATGCAACAGAACTTGGCAACTATGCTGAGTACAGTGGAGCTCCTAATGAGGAAGAGGTGCTGCAATATGCCAGAGTTGTGATTGAT TGTGCCACTGCGGACCCCGATGGTCGTAAAAGAGCTCTTCTTATCGGAGGAGGTATTGCTAATTTTACTGATGTTGCTGCCACCTTCAATGGAATTATCCGAGCCCTTAGGGAAAAG GAATCTAAACTCAAAGCATCAAGGATGCATATCTATGTCCGAAGAGGTGGTCCGAATTACCAGACTGGTCTGGCAAAGATGCGTGCTCTTGGAGAGGAACTTGAAATTCCCCTTGAG